Genomic window (Cucumis sativus cultivar 9930 chromosome 2, Cucumber_9930_V3, whole genome shotgun sequence):
CAAATCCacaattttgttcaagtgTGTTGAAATCTGCAGGCACTACAAATCTAAAAGGCTTGGCTGTATACACCTTAAACCTTGCTCATACAAATGCTGAAAAATCTTTTACTCTAGCCAACTCACTGGCAAAAACCGCCACCAATCCTCAACTTAAGCAACGATATTCGTCTTGTGCTGAGAGCTATGATGAAGCTATTGGTGACATTGAAAATGCCCAAAAGGACTTGGCACTTGGGGACTTTAATGGTGTCAATATTGTAACTTCTGGTGCCATGACTAATATTGGTGACTGTCAGGATAAGTTCGCACAGCCGCCTAAGGATACATCGTTGCTTTTGAAGAATGGCAAGACTCTAAATGATATATGCAGcattattttggttatatcCAATCTTCTTTGAAGGCTATGTACTTGAagattttaatcaataaataaaatgaagtttaatttttaaaataataacattacaGTGGGATGGTGATCGGAATTGATTACtttggttaaaatttaaaattagataaaaaaaatcaattaatagataattccaactaatcaaaataactaaataaaagacgagatttgaaaatataatatcctAATAGACACTAATAGACTTATATTAATAGATAATTTCCTGCCGATGAAAAATTACTAAAGttgtactatattttataaatattttaaaacattacatAAACACTAATTAAAGTTGGGTTTAGTAgcaaaaagttacaaatttatgGACACCTtcttttagggaaaaaaatacaGAGTAATATTACCTTGACATGatgtaaactaaatttgtaatcagCGTTGAAATCTCTACTATATTAAATGCGCTcgtggagaaaaaaaattatatacatctattttattcttaaattgtcgaaaaaaatttatattactttttgtGATCTAACGTAGTTGTGACTTTTCTATTGTAAGTGTccattttaatgtttggaaagaagatttttccaattttttagtttacaaaataaagttctatattttaaaaaataaaaccttatGTCGAATATGTGTAACTAATATTGATAGGATGTGACTAGTTGATCTTCGAGATACGATGCATTCTGTTTAGAGTGGAGATGGTTGCACACACATCAAATTGGTGCATTGATTCCTCCAAACTTACATGTAAAATGTAcgtgtaaaagaaaaacaaaataaactcttGCAGTTacacattagaaaaaaaaaacgtcacgAAATCCcaaagttcaaaagaaaacaaacacacacaaaaggGGATTTAATTGATTCAAAGTAGTAACGAATGGtgaaaaattgcatcattTCTTGTGATTTCACATTGAcatattagaataaaaaattatcgtattctatatattacaatattggatcaaatattaatacattaattcaattatttaattactacaacaatgaatttctttttcttttttaaataataattttaccattaatattgtataatatttgtttattatatgctaaagcatatttaaaaattaaatagaattaagatATTTCACGTGAATATGTGCACGTGTTTCAATTGAAAAGATTGAAACAATAGTcacaaatgattttttcataaaacaaaacattcgtaaccaaatctaaatatgcACTTTCATAATAAAGGACCAAAACTCATATTGCGTAGAATTGAGCATggtttaaatgaaattattaagaaaatactTACACTTTACACCAGGTTTTTTGGCAACATATATAGTgagaaaactcaaaatttaccCTCTTACTTGtatcttttcaataaaaaagtgcatcttagttgtaattatgtcaaaataaaataaaaaaaagaaccagtCAATTAACATGGTTATTCATTCATTGATTTGGGTGAACtttttgaagataaaaattCCCTATTCTGGTGGTTGAGGAGCTTTTCGATGAATTAAATGGAGCAAACTGGTTTTCAAAGATTGATTTAAAGGCGGGGTTCCATCAGATCAAAATGTGTGGAGAAGACATCGA
Coding sequences:
- the LOC116402057 gene encoding pectinesterase inhibitor-like codes for the protein MANNSCLIIISLVGVLSSTIISNVASSNDVVSTICPKTSNPQFCSSVLKSAGTTNLKGLAVYTLNLAHTNAEKSFTLANSLAKTATNPQLKQRYSSCAESYDEAIGDIENAQKDLALGDFNGVNIVTSGAMTNIGDCQDKFAQPPKDTSLLLKNGKTLNDICSIILVISNLL